A stretch of Pyrenophora tritici-repentis strain M4 chromosome 7, whole genome shotgun sequence DNA encodes these proteins:
- a CDS encoding HSP90 multi-domain protein has translation MSHHQNEAPIDKRVLQHHQSEIPTNQHATLHHHPLIEVNHAKFIRVLVWRCSHSDCAHDNLSLMKDKDCNCGWYEALVGGELDGSGIECMCECDGLVTIWKEDLCVLCWRPAGLRCLVVDIKLFGEVRIIERERGDESDEDKDQEEEREEKERKDEQKRKEDVDESEEKQRKKRKGDRELEGPITKIPRMEEDEGIAHSRQSNEDIDLWIWNQDYQIWYRARSRA, from the coding sequence ATGTCGCACCACCAAAACGAAGCACCAATCGACAAACGAGTCTTACAACACCACCAATCCGAAATCCCCACCAACCAACACGCCACCCTACACCACCACCCCCTCATCGAAGTAAATCACGCAAAGTTTATCCGAGTACTCGTGTGGCGCTGCTCCCACTCAGACTGCGCCCACGACAACCTATCGCTGATGAAAGATAAAGACTGCAACTGTGGATGGTATGAGGCGCTGGTTGGGGGAGAACTCGATGGATCTGGCATCGAATGCATGTGTGAATGCGATGGGTTGGTGACGATTTGGAAAGAGGATTTGTGCGTCTTGTGTTGGAGGCCGGCGGGGTTGAGGTGTCTTGTTGTTGATATTAAGCTTTTTGGGGAGGTTAGGATTATTGAGAGGGAGAGGGGGGATGAGTCAGACGAGGATAAGGATcaggaggaggagagggaagagaaggagagaaaAGATGAGCAGAAGAGAAAGGAGGATGTGGACGAGAGTGAGGAAAAGCAGAGGAAGAAGCGCAAGGGAGATAGGGAGCTAGAAGGGCCTATAACCAAGATTCCGCGTATGGAAGAAGACGAAGGCATAGCACATTCCAGGCAAAGTAACGAGGACATTGACTTGTGGATATGGAATCAGGACTACCAGATATGGTACAGGGCTAGGTCAAGGGCATGA
- a CDS encoding HOOK multi-domain protein encodes MTDTFETTPDITPEKLTIMKLKASGLGGIDRDVFSEPSSPTRNRSFSFGSQAGGVSHAHGSSHNSSLGRRSTRQTSSLSRRSSSFLQSHRNTMSMELTSQAEGKLFAFVDTMSSAAREAASLKESWARMMAERDSLLRERDELLVTVEEVTEEFQRKDAEHSHHGHEHGERKRQVEKLILELTTAMTAVAEHKKKLADRDRDLQSVRHELHELHTSVSLTHTDRERTKTELEATFARLKMCEDERDSARLDADRHHTELRNLLREHTELKSKYTETSSKFESTRKEVLTLSDRIKVFEIERDEHLHEKDRLHDELKRLRSRADETSREFTELTERHDRVQRELHKLKETVRIVETERDDFSITIENLRREVKAKATGWEEADARCDDLTLKHDHIKREVVSLKDKLRDVEMERTELRESMDRSREDHRLIVIERDQIKQDLHDEQRKVEDGHRRINVLEESLRRSELTITEIKTEIVTLTERNKVLHREGDDSRGKHGHLTAEIASLMEKLALFEAEISNLKYARDRAHSDLNAWKHKYEEITETITTYEDSSAEFEFEITSLRTLLNEAREQKERAISARYAADRERDEYIAKYEEKCREMERFEENASSVYHASAAASGGGGGARKSHISRIVSSTGTTVHNESAGNGHSHGHEHHEGNSMFVSV; translated from the coding sequence ATGACGGACACTTTTGAAACCACTCCTGACATTACGCCTGAGAAACTTACCATCATGAAGCTCAAGGCGAGTGGGTTGGGTGGAATCGACCGTGATGTGTTTTCCGAACCATCCTCCCCCACACGGAACCGGTCATTCTCTTTTGGATCCCAAGCCGGCGGTGTCTCTCATGCACATGGTTCCTCTCACAACTCATCACTTGGTCGCCGGTCGACCCGTCAGACCAGCTCACTGTCACGTCGCTCGAGTTCATTCCTGCAATCGCACCGCAACACAATGTCTATGGAGCTCACATCACAAGCTGAGGGCAAGCTGTTTGCTTTTGTCGACACAATGTCTTCTGCAGCACGTGAAGCTGCTTCACTGAAGGAGTCATGGGCTCGCATGATGGCCGAGCGCGACAGTCTTCTTCGCGAGAGAGACGAGCTATTGGTCACTGTTGAGGAAGTGACTGAGGAGTTTCAGCGCAAGGATGCTGAGCACTCTCACCATGGCCACGAGCATGGCGAGCGGAAGAGGCAAGTAGAGAAGCTCATTCTTGAGCTCACTACCGCCATGACCGCGGTTGCCGAGCACAAGAAGAAGCTTGCTGATCGCGACCGCGACTTGCAAAGCGTTCGTCATGAGCTTCATGAGCTCCACACCTCAGTATCCCTGACGCATACCGACCGCGAAAGGACGAAGACTGAGTTGGAGGCAACATTCGCCAGGTTGAAGATGTGCGAGGACGAGCGCGATTCCGCTCGCCTGGACGCAGACAGACACCATACCGAGCTCCGAAACTTGCTTCGCGAGCACACTGAACTCAAGAGCAAGTACACAGAGACTTCGTCAAAGTTTGAGTCTACTCGCAAAGAAGTTCTCACTCTTAGCGATCGCATCAAGGTCTTTGAGATTGAGAGGGATGAGCACCTTCATGAGAAGGATCGTCTACATGACGAACTCAAGCGTCTGAGGTCCAGGGCTGATGAGACGTCGCGGGAGTTCACTGAGCTTACCGAGCGCCACGACCGTGTGCAACGGGAGCTTCACAAGCTCAAGGAGACTGTCCGCATCGTCGAGACCGAGCGCGATGATTTCTCCATTACTATTGAGAACCTTCGCCGCGAAGTCAAGGCCAAGGCCACTGGATGGGAAGAGGCTGATGCTCGCTGCGACGATCTGACCCTCAAGCACGACCACATCAAGCGCGAGGTTGTTTCCCTCAAGGACAAGCTCCGCGACGTGGAGATGGAGCGCACTGAGCTCCGAGAGTCCATGGACCGATCCCGCGAAGACCACCGCCTAATCGTCATCGAGCGCGACCAAATCAAGCAAGATCTCCACGACGAGCAGCGTAAGGTCGAAGATGGCCACCGTCGCATCAACGTCCTTGAGGAATCTCTCCGCCGCTCCGAGCTCACCATCACGGAGATCAAGACAGAAATCGTCACCCTCACTGAGCGCAACAAGGTGCTCCACCGCGAAGGCGACGATTCCCGTGGCAAGCACGGCCACCTAACCGCCGAAATCGCCTCTTTGATGGAGAAGCTCGCCCTTTTCGAAGCCGAAATCAGCAACCTAAAGTACGCCCGCGACCGCGCGCATTCCGACCTCAACGCCTGGAAGCACAAATACGAGGAGATAACCGAAACAATTACAACCTACGAGGACTCCTCTGCGGAGTTCGAATTCGAAATCACCTCCCTACGCACCCTTCTCAACGAAGCCCGCGAGCAAAAGGAACGCGCCATCTCGGCCCGCTACGCCGCCGACCGCGAGCGCGACGAGTACATAGCCAAGTACGAGGAGAAGTGCCGTGAAATGGAGCGGTTTGAGGAAAATGCGAGTTCGGTTTATCATGCTAGTGCCGCGGCGTCTGGGGGTGGCGGGGGAGCGCGCAAGAGTCATATATCGAGGATCGTGTCCTCGACGGGGACTACAGTGCACAATGAGAGCGCAGGCAATGGACACAGCCACGGACATGAGCACCACGAGGGGAATTCTATGTTCGTGTCAGTGTGA
- a CDS encoding glycoside hydrolase family 92 protein, whose product MGVFSISTASAASLWLFITSVSSQYGSSQPQAKSGFDYVNPLIGTVNGGHVFPGATLPFGMAKAGPDVIGENQGGFSSNDSEPIYGYSHMHDSGTGGSPSLGNFPIFAQAGCPNGDINACVYPKQDRAVYRIPGSVHAKPGYFDITLVNNIRTEMTATNKTALYRMTFPDTPTTANTTLNPHILVELTDLPNSRNDGNITVYPDTGRITGGGLFAPSFGIGSYQSYFCLDFNGAKVKDAGVWSNTRATAKATSLKISLSDARQAKDNRPAGGWVQFEKPSQGNQIIARVGMSFVSEAQACSNAEAEIPLGKFDEVVAAAESVWRAKLDVITVQDGGIDEVFLKAFWSGVYRSMISPQDYTDENPFWKSDEPYYDSFYCIWDSFRSIHPLITILDPLSQSLMIRSLLDIYRHEGWLPDCRMSFCKGFTQGGSNADIVITDAYLKNITAGIDWALAYEAVVKDAEVEPPNWDVEGRGGLAAWKSLGYIPTDNLDVEGVGTETRSVSRTVEYAYNDFTIALLARELGNQADYQKYLTRSGNWKNMFKADQRSTLNGTDVGFEGFLQPRYMNGTWGYQDPIYCSPLLNFTGCYLNPAGGETYEGPVWLYTFFAPGDMATLIQTLGGRDRFVARMNWLHESGILYIGDEQAFLNVFLYHYAGRPALSAERAHQYIPSLFNDTVEGIPGNDDSGAMGSFEAFVMMGFFPNAGQDVYFIIPPFFESISIKNGQTGKTSIIRNINFDASYKNIYIQSATLNGVPYTRNWLQHSFFLEGDVLELTLGPQESAWGTRPEDVPPSLGPFVNDTMTKRWAMEEMQFDW is encoded by the exons ATGGGTGTATTCTCAATCAGTACTGCGTCCGCGGCATCATTATGGTTATTCATAACGTCTGTGAGCTCACAGTATGGTTCCTCACAGCCGCAAGCAAAATCCGGGTTCGACTATGTTAATCCCCTCATTGGAACGGTCAATGGAG GCCATGTGTTTCCGGGTGCAACATTGCCATTTG GCATGGCCAAAGCCGGTCCCGATGTGATAGGAGAGAACCAAGGAGGTTTCTCTTCGAATGATTCCGAACCCATCTATGGATATTCCCATATGCACGATTCTGGTACTGGTGGCTCACCATCCCTCGGCAATTTCCCCATCTTCGCGCAGGCTGGGTGTCCGAACGGAGATATCAATGCGTGTGTCTATCCAAAACAAGACCGAGCAGTATATCGTATACCAGGAAGCGTGCACGCCAAACCTGGGTACTTTGATATCACGCTGGTTAACAACATCAGAACGGAAATGACTGCGACGAACAAGACTGCTTTGTACCGCATGACATTCCCTGACACACCCACTACCGCGAACACGACGCTGAACCCACATATCTTGGTTGAGCTCACAGATTTACCAAACTCCAGGAATGACGGAAACATCACCGTATATCCCGACACAGGTCGCATAACAGGTGGCGGGCTCTTTGCACCATCGTTCGGAATCGGTTCATATCAATCATACTTCTGTCTTGACTTCAATGGCGCCAAAGTCAAGGATGCCGGCGTATGGTCCAACACCCGAGCCACTGCCAAGGCAACGAGCTTGAAGATTTCCTTGAGCGATGCGCGACAAGCAAAAGATAACCGACCCGCTGGTGGCTGGGTACAATTCGAAAAGCCTTCCCAGGGCAACCAGATCATTGCGCGAGTGGGTATGAGCTTCGTCAGCGAAGCGCAAGCCTGTAGCAACGCCGAAGCCGAGATACCCTTGGGAAAGTTCGACGAAGTGGTCGCAGCCGCAGAATCTGTATGGCGAGCCAAGCTCGATGTCATCACAGTGCAGGACGGCGGCATCGATGAGGTCTTCCTGAAAGCGTTTTGGAGTGGTGTATACCGCTCAATGATCAGCCCGCAAGACTACACTGACGAGAATCCGTTTTGGAAGTCTGACGAACCATACTACGACTCTTTCTACTGCATCTGGGATAGTTTCAGAAGCATCCATCCTCTGATAACGATACTCGATCCACTCAGCCAGTCATTGATGATAAGGAGTCTATTGGACATATATCGTCACGAGGGATGGCTTCCGGACTGTCGCATGAGTTTCTGCAAGGGTTTCACGCAGGGAGGGTCTAATGCAGATATTGTCATCACCGACGCATATCTGAAGAACATCACCGCTGGCATCGACTGGGCTTTGGCGTACGAGGCTGTGGTGAAGGATGCAGAGGTTGAGCCGCCGAACTGGGATGTTGAAG GTCGCGGCGGTCTCGCAGCTTGGAAATCCCTGGGCTACATCCCAACTGACAACCTAGACGTTGAAGGCGTAGGAACAGAAACACGCTCTGTATCGCGTACTGTAGAATACGCTTACAACGACTTCACCATTGCCTTGCTAGCCCGCGAACTCGGCAATCAAGCTGACTATCAAAAGTACCTCACTCGATCTGGAAACTGGAAGAACATGTTCAAGGCCGATCAGCGCAGCACTTTGAACGGTACTGATGTCGGTTTCGAAGGCTTCCTTCAACCGCGCTATATGAACGGCACATGGGGTTATCAAGACCCTATCTATTGCTCGCCGTTACTTAATTTCACCGGCTGCTACTTGAACCCCGCCGGAGGGGAGACATACGAGGGACCAGTTTGGTTGTACACGTTCTTTGCTCCTGGTGACATGGCTACTCTCATCCAAACACTTGGGGGCCGTGATCGCTTCGTAGCTCGCATGAACTGGCTCCACGAATCTGGCATCTTGTATATTGGCGATGAACAGGCCTTCCTCAACGTCTTCCTATACCACTATGCCGGCCGTCCAGCTCTCTCTGCAGAACGCGCCCACCAGTACATTCCCTCGTTGTTCAACGACACGGTCGAAGGTATTCCAGGAAATGACGACAGTGGCGCAATGGGCTCATTTGAAGCCTTCGTAATGATGGGCTTCTTCCCGAACGCAGGCCAAGATGTTTACTTCATCATTCCACCATTCTTCGAGAGCATCTCCATCAAGAACGGCCAGACAGGCAAAACATCCATTATTCGAAACATCAACTTCGACGCAAGCTACAAGAACATCTACATCCAGTCTGCGACACTCAATGGCGTGCCTTATACTAGGAACTGGCTGCAGCATAGCTTCTTCCTCGAAGGTGACGTGTTGGAATTGACGCTAGGACCCCAGGAGAGCGCCTGGGGAACGCGGCCAGAAGATGTACCTCCCAGTCTAGGACCGTTTGTGAATGACACCATGACAAAGAGGTGGGCGATGGAGGAAATGCAGTTTGATTGGTAG
- a CDS encoding WD40 repeat protein, with protein MSSFPTTPIAKLTGHTGIVHAVAYSSGAQTYILTGSSDRQIRLYNPSKAPPTSLTPSTSSERPAGLVNKYTAHGYEVLSLAIAASNDKFVSTGGDKTVFLWDVQTAQTIQRWTGHAGRVNRGVFGGDDDGVVVTGSFDGTVRVWDTKSRAHKPIMTLSDAKDSISDVAVHDAQILAASVDGRVRCYDLRTGMCEVDVIGASCTSLDISKKGTEVLVSSLDSTIRLMDRENGEMLKKYTDEAFVNTELRVRSTLGLNDSVVLSGSDDGLVFAWDMLGGTCLHRFKHSEMREVEGLTAATQAKAKGKKDVVSAVAFCEKRREWCSGGGDGNVVVWGMGS; from the coding sequence ATGTCGTCCTTCCCCACGACCCCCATCGCCAAACTCACAGGCCACACCGGCATCGTCCACGCCGTCGCCTACTCCTCCGGCGCCCAAACCTACATCCTAACCGGCTCCTCGGACCGACAAATCCGTCTCTACAACCCGTCCAAGGCACCGCCCACGAGCCTCACCCCCAGCACCTCGTCGGAGCGCCCCGCGGGCCTCGTCAACAAATACACCGCGCACGGCTACGAAGTCCTCTCCCTTGCCATCGCCGCCTCAAACGACAAATTCGTGTCTACGGGCGGCGACAAGACCGTGTTTCTGTGGGATGTACAAACGGCCCAGACAATCCAGCGCTGGACGGGCCACGCCGGGCGCGTGAATCGCGGTGTCTTTGGTGGCGACGATGATGGTGTGGTGGTGACGGGGTCGTTTGATGGTACGGTGAGGGTGTGGGATACCAAGTCTAGGGCGCATAAACCTATTATGACGCTGTCGGATGCTAAGGATAGTATTTCGGATGTTGCGGTTCATGACGCGCAGATCCTGGCGGCGAGTGTGGATGGGAGGGTTCGCTGCTATGACCTCAGAACTGGCATGTGTGAGGTCGATGTTATCGGTGCGTCGTGCACTAGTTTGGATATCAGTAAGAAGGGCACTGAGGTGCTTGTCAGTTCCCTAGATTCTACAATCAGGCTCATGGATCGCGAGAATGGCGAGATGTTGAAGAAATACACGGATGAGGCGTTTGTGAATACAGAGTTGAGGGTTAGGAGCACATTGGGCCTGAATGATAGTGTCGTGCTTAGTGGAAGTGACGATGGTTTGGTTTTTGCCTGGGATATGCTGGGCGGCACTTGTTTGCATCGGTTCAAGCATTCCGAGATGAGGGAGGTTGAGGGTTTGACGGCTGCGACGCAGGCGAAGGCGAAGGGGAAGAAGGATGTCGTGTCTGCTGTGGCGTTTTGCGAGAAGAGGAGGGAGTGGTGTAGTGGAGGTGGTGATGGGAATGTTGTTGTTTGGGGTATGGGAAGTTGA
- a CDS encoding MIP-T3 multi-domain protein → MAPKARNALRGTGRKASAAEATPKRGRPAKSDTVDVAIEPPKKRGRPPKAKANEPEAEIEDAPQPKKRGRPSLHASKPEAEEDVPKKANGKTKEAESAEAEEEAPVPKKRGRPRKEAAAQEDAPITPKRGRPAKAAAPDLNRVTDSRVGKRTSPRSKPTKAAAAPPRQDPRMQSKLRTRLPPAKKIIEEQPTPQPARRGRPPKKAAKAAPPKKDVGRKALDAGIKKPTRPLAPRKMRGHTVRQIPDKYIAQVDQFLHELMTADLSDESPVENEGDEDGEDQEEAQDDIDGLPETDLEPTSDAADDEGHEGGLVSSEQDREEYEDVEDREELGEGAGNDADGQQDDAQDEYEEEDEVAVAQSDQLEEQEQELSDAIDENMSVEGDGPLQEVQPDGSIQGTSIFEQSSQEDAQSGEDKENAVYETSGPSAPFIFG, encoded by the coding sequence ATGGCACCCAAAGCCCGCAACGCGTTGCGCGGAACCGGGCGCAAGGCGAGCGCAGCAGAAGCGACACCAAAGCGAGGTCGCCCAGCGAAGTCAGATACCGTGGACGTTGCTATCGAGCCGCCGAAGAAGCGCGGTCGACCCCCCAAGGCGAAAGCAAACGAGCCTGAAGCTGAGATCGAGGACGCGCCTCAGCCCAAGAAACGCGGTCGCCCATCTCTACATGCGTCTAAGCCTGAAGCCGAAGAAGATGTACCAAAGAAGGCCAATGGAAAGACCAAGGAGGCAGAGTCTGCCGAAgctgaagaagaagcgcCTGTCCCCAAGAAGCGTGGACGCCCCCGCAAAGAAGCGGCTGCTCAAGAGGATGCTCCTATCACACCAAAGCGCGGCCGTCCAGCAAAAGCAGCAGCTCCGGATCTCAATAGAGTGACTGATTCGCGTGTGGGAAAGCGGACATCGCCTCGCTCCAAACCTACCAAGGCTGCCGCTGCTCCACCTCGTCAAGACCCACGCATGCAATCCAAGTTGCGCACACGTCTGCCTCCAGCTAAGAAGATCATCGAGGAACAGCCTACTCCCCAGCCGGCCAGGAGAGGTCGCCCTCCTAAGAAGGCAGCCAAAGCCGCTCCCCCTAAGAAGGATGTTGGACGTAAGGCTTTGGACGCAGGTATCAAAAAGCCCACTAGGCCCTTGGCCCCACGTAAGATGCGTGGCCACACTGTGCGCCAGATTCCCGACAAATACATTGCTCAGGTCGATCAGTTTCTCCATGAGCTGATGACAGCCGACTTGTCTGACGAATCGCCTGTTGAAAATGAGGGTGACGAGGATGGTGAGGACCAAGAAGAAGCACAAGACGATATCGACGGACTTCCTGAAACCGACCTGGAGCCTACTAGCGATGCGGCGGACGACGAAGGTCATGAGGGTGGCCTGGTCTCTTCAGAGCAGGACCGAGAGGAGTACGAAGATGTGGAAGATAGGGAAGAGCTTGGCGAAGGCGCTGGTAATGATGCGGATGGCCAGCAAGACGATGCACAAGATGAGtacgaagaagaagacgaggtTGCAGTTGCTCAATCTGACCAACTCGAAGAGCAAGAACAGGAACTATCTGATGCCATCGATGAGAATATGTCTGTTGAGGGCGACGGACCTCTACAAGAGGTACAGCCAGATGGTAGCATACAGGGTACTTCTATTTTCGAGCAAAGCAGCCAAGAAGATGCTCAGTCCGGCGAGGACAAAGAAAACGCTGTCTATGAGACTTCAGGGCCGTCTGCTCCCTTCATCTTCGGCTAG
- a CDS encoding ICln-channel multi-domain protein — MSLQQLTAAPKAEDFTPLSEHQEQTPTSFFGAKPVLHAHYEAMTLSTAIDQLKQDPAFGKFSSRREGSEDFVDNVDVWVTSENLILFQTTPSPVGVSIPYPSLALHATMKYKTTIEALYINISLNDAETVNEDDDILMLEITVLPPSYTTKPTETCITEFFTALNTCADLHPDPDGSDDGEDVLDNTAPGASGWITAENMDDYVDENGNFSGMVIGDELGPGAGTVRTREDGDDAGGVNGVDGHEGKYYRTG; from the exons ATGTCCCTCCAACAGCTCACGGCCGCGCCCAAGGCCGAAGACTTCACCCCACTCTCCGAACACCAAGAGCAAACCCCCACCTCCTTCTTCGGCGCAAAACCCGTCCTACACGCCCACTATGAAGCCATGACTCTATCCACCGCCATCGACCAGCTAAAGCAAGATCCTGCATTCGGCAAATTCAGCTCAAGACGAGAAGGCTCCGAGGACTTTGTAGACAACGTCGATGTCTGGGTGACTTCAGA AAACCTCATTCTATTCCAAACCACCCCCTCCCCAGTCGGCGTATCAATCCCCTACCCTTCTCTAGCCCTGCACGCAACGATGAAGTACAAGACCACTATCGAAGCTCTCTATATCAACATCTCACTTAACGACGCCGAAACCGTAAACGAAGACGATGATATCCTTATGCTGGAGATTACTGTCCTACCGCCCTCGTACACTACAAAACCCACCGAGACATGTATCACTGAGTTCTTCACCGCACTGAACACTTGCGCCGATCTGCACCCTGATCCTGATGGCAGCGATGACGGCGAGGATGTGCTGGATAACACAGCGCCGGGGGCTTCGGGCTGGATTACAGCGGAGAACATGGACGATTATGTGGATGAGAATGGAAATTTCAGTGGGATGGTAATTGGTGATGAATTAGGTCCGGGCGCTGGAACTGTGAGGACGAGAGAGGATGGGGATGATGCTGGTGGTGTGAACGGTGTGGATGGACATGAGGGGAAGTATTATCGTACTGGTTGA
- a CDS encoding GTP-binding nuclear protein GSP1-Ran: protein MGNGIPNPTVNLTTSWTILSPLLERYFATVTDAGKLMAFNIASGRSDNGEWDTGSDREFNEKLDHPLMAFDIASGSSDNWEWDHEFNEKLDQAAAMRAKQVPIIGARDVKPTLIRLDVSAKSNYNFEKPFLWLARKLVGNQTLDFVAAPALRECERPCGDDGFCEIEDMEKLVGSGRDNGVECESKDGLSG from the exons ATGGGGAATGGGATACCAAATCCGACCGTGAATTTAACGACAAGCTGGACCATCCTGTCCCCATTATTAGAGCGATACTTCGCAACAGTTACCGATGCTGGGAAGCTTATGGCGTTTAACATAGCTAGCGGGCGCTCTGATAATGGGGAATGGGATACCGGATCCGACCGTGAATTCAACGAGAAGCTGGACCACCCC CTCATGGCGTTTGACATAGCCAGCGGGAGCTCCGATAATTGGGAATGGGACCATGAGTTCAACGAGAAGCTGGACCAAGCTGCCGCTATGCGCGCGAAGCAGGTCCCCATTATCGGAGCGAGAG ATGTTAAGCCTACTCTCATTAGGCTTGACGTCTCCGCCAAGTCCAACTACAACTTCGAGAAGCCTTTCCTCTGGCTCGCCCGGAAACTCGTCGGCAACCAGACTCTTGACTTTGTCGCTGCCCCCGCTCTTAGAGAATGTGAGCGGCCATGCGGTGACGATGGGTTTTGCGAGATTGAGGACATGGAAAAATTGGTGGGTTCAGGGCGCGACAATGGAGTCGAGTGTGAGTCGAAAGATGGGTTATCTGGTTGA
- a CDS encoding nucleic acid-binding protein, consists a PIN domain and a Zn-ribbon module, with product MADPSPAQQKPIHSLILDTGPLIKNTVAISTLINTAEELYTTPAILSEIRDEATRSRVQTTLVPFLKIRNPSPASYDAVIAFSKKTGDHAVLSRQDLGILALAYEVHCERNGGDYGLRLVPKGEVKRRPEEVANEGVMEAEKEKEAVSSKSEPVVPAEQTAAVGRKSKTEANNKRRSRRRAAKANKSHDDAAEEVTGEASSEAPEMAESVDPDAEDDGWEQPTGKKVAKRVTVPKSTKFNFEPTTEVESEPIASQQQDDEPSPAVVDEEEGGEEEGGVAVTQEQVQDQIQEQVVAQVQDQIHEQIQDQIHEQLENKGQEQLESQVVEQAQEMVEEQVQEQVQEQLQEQAGEQSLIDQSASVEVPSAKIHIEQSAELSVEPEQQEQSQGNIADEATLEQDMADLSVSQHTAQQPTPPTTDDSDSDSDWITPENLSSHQAKDGAIQPHISTASNPQLDVATMTTDFAMQNVLLQMNLNLLSTNMSRIKTVNTKVLRCHACFLITKEMTRQFCPRCGQATLQRVSCSTNAKGEFRIHLAKNYQFNKRGDKYSIPKPIAGTANTKWTAGQGGGKGGWGRDLILTEDQKEYTKRVEVEKRSKARDLMDENYLPGILTGDRGRAGGRVKVGAGKNVNAKKRS from the coding sequence ATGGCAGACCCATCTCCTGCACAGCAAAAGCCGATCCATTCACTAATTCTTGACACGGGACCACTGATCAAGAACACGGTCGCTATATCCACACTCATCAACACCGCCGAGGAACTCTACACCACGCCAGCCATACTTTCTGAAATCCGCGATGAAGCGACACGATCACGTGTGCAGACGACTCTTGTGCCTTTTCTGAAAATTCGGAATCCGAGTCCGGCGAGCTACGATGCAGTTATCGCATTTAGCAAGAAGACGGGCGACCATGCAGTGCTTAGTCGACAGGATTTGGGCATCTTGGCGCTGGCTTATGAGGTGCATTGTGAGAGGAATGGAGGGGACTACGGACTTCGGCTTGTGCCGAAGGGAGAAGTGAAGAGGAGGCCGGAGGAGGTTGCTAACGAGGGTGTGATGGAGGCtgagaaggagaaagaggcTGTGTCCAGTAAGAGTGAGCCGGTTGTACCAGCTGAACAAACTGCGGCTGTAGGGCGCAAGTCAAAAACGGAAGCCAACAACAAGCGCAGAAGTCGGCGAAGGGCGGCCAAGGCAAACAAGTCTCATGATGACGCCGCTGAAGAGGTAACAGGAGAGGCCAGTTCAGAGGCGCCTGAGATGGCTGAGTCAGTTGACCCCGACGCCGAGGACGATGGTTGGGAGCAGCCTACCGGTAAGAAAGTGGCCAAGAGGGTTACAGTGCCAAAATCCACCAAATTCAACTTTGAACCAACCACAGAAGTGGAGAGTGAACCAATCGCGAGTCAGCAACAGGATGACGAACCCAGTCCGGCTGTGGTCGACGAAGAGGAGGGCGGCGAAGAGGAGGGCGGCGTTGCAGTCACGCAAGAGCAAGTACAGGATCAAATCCAGGAGCAGGTCGTAGCGCAGGTTCAAGATCAGATTCATGAGCAAATACAAGATCAGATTCACGAACAGCTTGAAAACAAGGGCCAGGAGCAGCTCGAAAGCCAGGTGGTGGAGCAAGCTCAGGAGATGGTAGAAGAGCAAGTTCAAGAGCAAGTGCAAGAACAGCTACAGGAACAAGCCGGCGAACAGAGCCTGATTGATCAGTCGGCATCCGTCGAGGTACCCAGTGCAAAGATTCACATCGAGCAGAGTGCGGAGCTTTCAGTCGAACCCGAGCAGCAAGAGCAGTCACAGGGCAACATCGCAGATGAAGCAACCCTCGAGCAAGACATGGCCGATCTATCCGTCTCTCAACACACAGCACAACAACCCACCCCTCCCACAACCGACGACTCCGACTCCGACTCCGACTGGATCACGCCCGAGAACCTAAGCTCCCACCAAGCCAAAGACGGCGCCATCCAACCCCATATCTCCACAGCCTCCAACCCGCAACTCGACGTAGCAACCATGACAACCGACTTCGCCATGCAAAATGTGCTCCTACAAATGAACCTCAACCTCCTCTCCACAAACATGTCACGCATAAAAACCGTAAACACAAAAGTCCTCCGCTGCCACGCCTGCTTCCTCATCACAAAAGAAATGACACGACAATTCTGCCCGCGCTGCGGCCAAGCCACCCTGCAGCGCGTATCGTGTTCCACAAACGCAAAAGGCGAGTTTAGAATCCACCTCGCGAAGAACTACCAGTTCAACAAACGCGGCGACAAGTACAGTATCCCCAAGCCCATTGCAGGCACCGCGAACACCAAGTGGACCGCGGGCCAGGGTGGGGGTAAGGGTGGTTGGGGACGGGATTTAATTCTCACAGAGGACCAGAAGGAGTATACGAAGAGGGTCGAGGTGGAGAAGAGAAGTAAAGCGAGGGACCTTATGGATGAGAATTATCTACCGGGGATACTGACGGGGGATCGTGGGCGTGCGGGGGGCAGGGTCAAGGTGGGTGCGGGGAAGAATGTTAATGCAAAGAAGAGGTCGTAG